In the genome of Streptomyces racemochromogenes, one region contains:
- a CDS encoding class I SAM-dependent methyltransferase, with amino-acid sequence MTQTSRLSAVQASYDTVAADYARLLDGDLEGRPLDRALLNAFAEYVRGGGGGAVADLGCGTGRVTAYLDGLGVRAFGVDLSPAMVAVARRSYPGLRFEVGRMAGLDMADGVLGGVLAWYSTVHTPPGELPAVFAEFARVLAPGGHALVAFAAGDGQRRLEHAYGHPVDLDVYGTPPELIASLLAGAGLAEVARTVREPGADEQDPQGFLLTRKPPRGAAG; translated from the coding sequence ATGACACAGACCTCGCGGCTCAGTGCCGTCCAGGCGTCCTACGACACCGTCGCGGCCGACTACGCCCGGCTGCTGGACGGCGACCTGGAGGGCCGGCCCCTGGACAGGGCGCTGCTGAACGCCTTCGCCGAGTACGTGCGCGGCGGGGGCGGCGGGGCGGTCGCCGACCTGGGCTGCGGCACCGGCCGGGTGACGGCTTATCTGGACGGCCTCGGCGTACGGGCCTTCGGCGTCGACCTCTCCCCCGCGATGGTGGCGGTGGCCAGGCGCAGCTATCCGGGTCTGCGGTTCGAGGTGGGCCGGATGGCCGGGCTGGACATGGCGGACGGCGTGCTGGGCGGGGTCCTCGCCTGGTACTCCACCGTGCACACCCCGCCCGGGGAACTGCCCGCCGTCTTCGCGGAGTTCGCCCGGGTGCTGGCGCCGGGAGGCCATGCGCTCGTCGCGTTCGCGGCGGGGGACGGGCAGCGCCGGCTGGAGCACGCCTACGGGCATCCGGTCGACCTCGACGTGTACGGGACCCCGCCGGAGCTGATCGCTTCGCTGCTCGCGGGGGCGGGCCTCGCGGAAGTCGCCCGCACGGTCCGGGAGCCCGGCGCCGACGAGCAGGACCCCCAGGGCTTCCTGCTGACCCGCAAGCCCCCGCGGGGGGCTGCGGGCTGA